A stretch of the Panicum virgatum strain AP13 chromosome 9N, P.virgatum_v5, whole genome shotgun sequence genome encodes the following:
- the LOC120688545 gene encoding pentatricopeptide repeat-containing protein At1g09900-like, with amino-acid sequence MGSSAAAHLVMPFPSSSSSDDSDDVDEARILPPSPALEPEAASPPPPPQPQQQQPAQRWLDLERDCNMAMKALARAGDVAQVADLFAELAQAASAAGAAPGVLCYNTLLNALAEDGRAAEAREVFDGMLAAGVAPTASSFNILVKLYAWRTAEFHLAYDEIRGMRGHGVVPDVGTYSTLVTGLCRAGKLDEAWGVLDWMLQEGCRPMVHTYTPILQGYCRDGHIEEARKLIDFMEGAGCPPNSVTYNILIKALCDDGRFDEVEQVLVEIKTKGLKPSSVTYNTYMDALSKKGMGEKALRLVEDMQCEGLKLTAFTLSIVINCCCWNSKFSKVIPLLERSTELDWCAAVVAYNTVMSRLCDTGRWLAILELLAYMIKKGIIPNTRTFNILINSFCTRGKLSVVKKLVFNHGFPANVVTYNTLIHWSYYHGKASDADSMFEYMREVANIAPDEVTYTIMVDGLCRQGEFDKATDCFKESLKSRLSKDLLTALINRLGRKERILNILDIFEEIERRGFVHNHMIFEGTIRSFCRFGFRQYTKMFNLEFLLEGILGPGKEVYPAHKGRGKR; translated from the coding sequence atgggttcctccgccgccgcccacctcgtcatgcccttcccctcctcgtcttcctccgacGACTCCGACGATGTCGACGAAGCCAGGATCCTCCCGCCCTCGCCCGCGCTGGAGCCGGAGGCAgcctccccgcccccgccccctcagccgcagcagcagcagccggcgcaACGGTGGCTGGACCTGGAGCGCGACTGCAACATGGCAATGAAGGCGCTGGCGCGCGCGGGGGACGTCGCGCAGGTCGCCGACCTCTTCGCCGAGCTCGCGCAAGCCgcctcggccgccggcgcggcgccgggcgtCCTCTGCTACAACACGCTCCTCAACGCGCTCGCGGAGGACGGccgcgcggcggaggcccgcGAGGTGTTCGACGGAATGCtcgcggccggggtggcgcCCACCGCGTCGTCCTTCAACATCCTCGTCAAGCTCTACGCGTGGCGGACCGCGGAGTTCCACCTCGCGTACGACGAGATCCGCGGGATGCGGGGCCACGGGGTGGTGCCTGACGTAGGCACCTACTCCACGCTCGTCACCGGGCTGTGCCGCGCGGGGAAGCTTGACGAGGCGTGGGGCGTGCTCGATTGGATGCTGCAGGAGGGGTGCCGCCCGATGGTGCACACCTACACCCCCATCTTGCAGGGTTATTGTCGCGATGGCCATATTGAGGAGGCTAGGAAGCTCATAGACTTTATGGAGGGTGCCGGTTGCCCACCCAATTCTGTCACTTACAATATTCTGATCAAGGCATTATGTGATGATGGCAGATTCGATGAAGTCGAGCAGGTTTTGgttgagattaaaactaagggCCTCAAGCCCAGTTCAGTGACCTATAATACATATATGGATGCTCTCAGCAAGAAAGGCATGGGTGAGAAAGCACTTCGGCTGGTTGAGGATATGCAATGTGAAGGTTTGAAACTCACAGCTTTTACTTTGAGTATTGTCATAAACTGCTGTTGCTGGAACTCAAAGTTTTCAAAAGTCATTCCCTTATTAGAGAGGAGCACAGAGTTAGATTGGTGTGCTGCTGTTGTTGCATACAACACTGTGATGAGCAGACTATGTGACACAGGCAGATGGTTGGCTATTCTGGAGCTCTTGGCATACATGATCAAGAAAGGCATCATCCCGAACACGCGTACATTCAACATTTTGATTAATAGTTTTTGCACCAGGGGAAAGCTTTCTGTAGTAAAAAAATTGGTTTTTAATCATGGGTTTCCTGCAAATGTTGTGACATACAATACGCTTATCCATTGGTCTTACTATCATGGGAAGGCTAGTGATGCGGACAGCATGTTTGAGTACATGAGAGAAGTAGCCAACATTGCTCCGGATGAAGTCACCTATACCATAATGGTTGATGGATTATGCCGACAAGGAGAATTTGATAAGGCTACTGATTGTTTTAAAGAATCTCTCAAGAGTAGACTGTCAAAGGATCTTCTTACTGCCCTTATAAACAGGCTTGGTCGCAAGGAAAGAATCTTGAACATCCTTGATATATTCGAGGAAATTGAAAGAAGAGGTTTTGTTCATAATCACATGATATTTGAGGGTACAATTAGATCATTTTGTAGGTTTGGTTTTCGTCAGTACACAAAGATGTTTAATCTGGAATTTCTTCTTGAGGGAATTTTGGGACCTGGCAAGGAAGTATATCCTGCCCATAAGGGTCGAGGAAAGAGATAA